Part of the Myxococcus xanthus genome is shown below.
GCGATGCGGTCGATGAGGCGGTACTTTCCAAAGCGGCCGGTGTCGCGCTGCGGGGCGGCGGGAGGCATGGCCCGGCGAGCCTACCTGTGCCGAGCCGCGGAGTGGCAACAAACTTGGGCGAAGCTCGGCAGGCCTCTATTCCTAACGGACCTGCACCCGGTGCACCTTCAGCGCGGGCTCCTGTCCGGGCGGCGGTGGGAAATCCAACGCGGACGGCGCCAGCGAGCCCAACGACTTCCCCTGGCGTCCCGCCTGGGACACCCCTTCGAGCACCATGGCCTCGAAGCGGCGGGCAGCCAGTCCCGCGTGGTTGCAGCACGCCACCAGTTGGCCTCCCGGACTGACGACGCGCGCGGCGGCCTCGGCCAGCCGGGCATAGTCGCGCGCCGCGGAGAACCGGCCACTGCGCGTCGTCGAGAACGACGGCGGGTCCGAGATGACGATGTCGAAGGACTCGCCCTTCTTCGCCAGGCGCTTCAGCCAATCGAACACGTCACCGGCCACGTAGTCATATCGGTCCACCGTCTGGCCATTGAGGCGCGCGTTCTCCTCGCCCCACTCCAGCACGCGCCGGCTCGCATCCAGGTTGAGCGCCCGCTTCGCGCCGCCCGCCATGGCCACGACGCCAAAGGCACAGGTGTACGAGAAGAGGTTGAGCACGGTGAGGCCCCGCGCCTGCGACAGCAGCCACGCCCGCGTGTCCCGCATGTCCAGGTACAGCCCCACCGACAGCCCCTGCGCCGGACGGATGAGGAACGTCAGGCCGTTTTCGAGCGCGGTGAAGGACTCCACCGCTTCGCCCCGGGCGGGCGCCTCGGGTGCGAGCGACTCCTTCGCCACGTTGGCCAGGACACGCGCCTCCCGGGGCCGGCGCTTGAGGTAGAGGCTTCGAGGCGCCCAGGCGGCCACGGCCGCGTCGAGCAGCGTCTCCTCCTCGTCCGGCGTGAAGTCCCGGTAGAGGCTGATGACGTACACGTCACCAAACACATCCGCCGTCACATCCGGCACACCGTCCGCTTCGGCGTTTACCACGCGCCAGGCCGTGGTCCGCGCGTCTCCCAGCAGCGGCCCGCGCCGGCCGCGCGAGGCGCGCAGCGTCTCCACGAGAGAAGAAGCCAGTGTGCCCATGCCGCCGCTCAACTGCCCAGACGCGCGCGCGTCCAGACACGCTCCAGCGCCTCGGTCGCCGCACGGGAAAGCGCCACGTAGTCGAGCCCCAGCAACTGCCCCTCCCGCACGCAGACCCGGCCGTTCACGATGGTCCATCCCACCGGCGAATGCGCCAGTTGCCCGAGCAGATAGGGCGAGTAGCCCGTCTCCGGATCCGCGGTGGGCACGACGTCGTAGACGACGAGGTCCGCGATGCTCCCCTCCTCCACGCTCCCGGAGGGCAGGCCGAACAGCCGCGTGCACAGCTCCGCCGGGCCGTTGACGAGCAGGTGCGCCAGCGCGCCATCCACGTCCGGCAGCCTTCCGGAACGGGAGATGCGCAGCACGCCCACCAGCGCGGCGAGCAGTTCGTCCTGGAGGCTGCCATGGCCCCCGGTGCCGAGCCCCAGCAGGTGGACCCGCGACAGCACCGCGTCCATGGGGTCCGCGCCACGCTCCAGCGCGCGCACGCCCCGGGCCGCCAGCGCCACGAAGGCACCGCTCTGCTCCAGCAGCTCCGCCTCCGCGCTGTCCAGCACGCGCGCATAGCCCGCGATGGCACGCGGCCCGAGCAGCCCCAGCGCATCCAGCCGCGGAACCACGCGTTTGCCGTGCTGCGAGTAGGTGGAGGAGAGGTCGTCCTCGCTCTCCGCGAGATGGAAGACGGTGGGCGCGTCCAGCACCCGGCTCAGCTCCGCGATGCGGCGCAGCAGCGCGTCGTCACAGGTGAACGACGCATGGAAGCCAAGCGCCCCCCGGACCAGCGGGTGGTCCCGATGCGCGCGCGTGAAGTCCGCGTTGGCGTCCAGCCACGCCTGCGCCTGCGCGGCGCCGTCCAATCCGTGGGTGGAGTGGCTCGTCACCAACCGCAAGCCCACCGCCTCCGCGGCGCGAGCCTGGGCGGCGAGTCCTCCGGCCACGTCCTGGCAGGACAGGTGCTCCACCGCCAGGGTGACGCCGTGACGCAGGGCCCGGGCCGCCGCGTAGCGGGTGAGGGCCTCCACGTCCTCGTTCGTGAGCAGCCGCGCCACGTGCCGGAGCCGGTCCAGGCGCTCGCGGGGCGGGAGCATCAGGAAGTGTCCCGTCGGCGGCAGCAACTGGCCGTTGACGAGGTGCGTGTGACAGTCCACCAGGCCTGGCGCCACCAGCCGGCCATGACAGGCGACTTCCCAGTCCCCGGGCAGCACGGGCACCTGGGCGTCCGGAGCCATGCGGCGGATGGTGTTGCCTTCCACCACCACGGCCATGCCATGGCGGACGCGTCCGTCCGCCCTGAACACGGCACAGTTTTTCAGAAGCAGGCGGCCTTCCATGAAAGCCCTGTTCTAACACGGGCACGGCGCGACGCGAGCGGCGCCGCCGCCAGCGGGCATGTTAGGGTCCGTACGGTATGACGCCGCTGAGCCCCGCCGTGAACTCCCCGTCCCCCGTGACGGCCCCCTCCCCGGGCGGGGCGCTGGCCTTCCGGGGCTTGTGGCTCTTCTCACCGCGGGCAGATGCCCTCATCGTCGCCCTGCCCCTGGCCCTGGCCCTGTGCACGGCGGCCGCCAACGTCTGGCTGGCCCCGGGCGCCGCGGAAGGCGCACACCGCCTTTCAGCCTGGACGGCGCAGAACCTGCTCGGCAACGCCACCCACGTCATCCTCACGTTCCTGCTCTTCGCGGTGCACCGGGACGTGCTGACGTCCGCCCCGGGCCAACCCCGGCAGGTGCTGGCGGGTTCGCTGGGCATGCTCGCGGTGGGCACGGTGCTCTTCTTCACGTTCTACGCGGAGCGCACGGCGCACACGTATGGCGTGGCGGTGATTTTCAACGTCTTCGGCACGCACCACACCCTGTCCCAGCACCGGGGCATCTGGTCACTCCACGGGCTGCGCGCGGGCAAGGCCGGCCTGCCTGGCGCGTCGGCACTGGAGCGCAAGCTGCAACAGATGTACGTCCCGCTGCTGCTCTCGCTGCTGCTGGTGCGCATCTTCTTCGTGCCGGAGGCCCCCGGGCCCGATGCGCCGGCGTACCTGGACATTGGCCAGGGCGCGGTGCTCCCGCACGGCACGCTAGGGGTGCTGCTGGCGGTGTGGCTGGGCTATTTCATGCTGCTGTTCCGCACGGTACTGCGCGCGGAGGCCGTCAGCGGACCCAAGGTGCTCTACCTCCTGGCCATGGCGACGGCGACCGGGCTGGTGCTGGTGGCGCCCACCTGGGGCTACGTCATGCTGCCCGGCATGCACGGCCTGGAGTACTACATGCTCACCGCGCGGATGCTGGAGCCGCGCGAGGGTGATACGCCCCGGCTGCCGCGGAAGTTCATCGTCCCGGCGATGATTGCGTCCATGCTGCCCCTGTTGGCGCTGGGCGCGGTGCACGGCCTGCTCCAGCAGGGCGTGGTGCGCGGCGCGCTGGGCAGCAACATGGGCGTGGCGGAGACGCATCCCCTGCTGCGCGCCATGACGTCCCTGGGCTTCGCGGTGGTGCTGGCGCACTACTTCGCGGACGCGCTCATCTACCGCTTCCGGATTCCCTCCATCCGCGCGGTGATGCTGAAGCGGCTGGGCTTCAGCTAGCCGCAGGGAACATCGGCGGCCCCCTGTCGCTCCGCGTTGGCCGCGAAGGCATCCCGTAGGAACAGCGACAGGCCAGGGCGCGCCTTGTCGATGTTCTCCGTGAAGCGCGTATCCGCCACGTACATCTCCCCCAGGCCCCGGTGCATGGCGGGTGGGCACGCGTAGAACCACCTGCCCAGGTATTGCCGGTGCGCCTCGGCCAGGTCCATGGCCGCGGCCGACGCGGCGCTGGTGCCCGCCGCGAGCAGGTCCGCCAACGCCTGGAAGAGGACGTCCCCCTCCTCCTTGATGCGCTTCCAGTCCTCCTTCTTGTAGCGCGCCGTCCTCCGGGCGGATTCCTTGTAGGCCTCCGTGTTCCCCCAGCGCTGCTTCGCCTCCTCCTCGTACTTCGAGGGGTCGAAGTCGCCAAAGGCCTCGAACATCGCTTCCTTGTCCACGTGCGTCCCCTTCTCCAGCGCGTCCAGCGCCGCGTCCACGGCATGCACCAGCGCGTCCAGACGGGCGGCCCGCTCCGTCAGGAGCTGCCGCTGCATCCGCAGCGCGGTGCGCAGGTCGAAGGTGGGGTCGCCCAGGATGCGGCGGATGTCCTCCAGCGGGAAGCCCAGCTCCTTGAAGAAGAGCACCTGTTGGAGCTTCTGGAGGTCCGCCTGTGAATAGAGCCGGTAGCCGGCCTCGCTGCGGTCCGAAGGACACAACAGGCCCAGCTCGTCATAGTGGTGCAACGCGCGGATGCTGATTTTCGCCAGCCGGGCGACCTGGCTCACCGTCAGGGCCATCTCCACCTCTTGATGAGGAGGTGTAGGGCCTCACGTCGCGTGAGGGTCAAGCCCCTGGGCGGGGGTGCTGCCACTTCCGGCCGGGCACCGGGCTGACGACTCAGCCCTCGACCTCAGCCGCCCGAGAGGAGCCACCCGCACGAGGCAGGTATGGCTCCCCCCGGAAGGACACGGCTCAGTACGCGTTGTTCTGGCCGAACGTCTTGATGGTCTTCTTCTCCAGCTGGCGCTGACGCTCGGTGGCCTCGGAGTCGACGGAGGCGTTACCGGCCAGCGCGTCGGCGGAGGCGCCGAACAGCTTGCGGATGTTGTCGCCGAACAGGGTCACCACGCCGATGGCGGCGATCGCGATGAGGGCGACGATGATGATGTACTCGGTCATGCCCTGGCCACGAGCCTTGCGGAGCTGCTGCTTCTTCGAGATCGCCTTCATGGAACTCTCCGGGGATTGCAGTGGTGGAAAAAACACCCTGCTGCTTGGGTGATTCGCACCCTAGGGCAGATCCCACTTCCACCTCCATCGGTCATCGGGAGGATGCCTGGAATTCTCAGTGATTCCAGGCAATTGGCCCGATTGGGATGATCCAAGCCCCCATTTCAGGGGCCCCCGGGGGCGGCAACGGGCGTTTGGGCCGTGCCTTCGCAGCTCGAACGGGGCAGCGCCTCGCAGAGCGAGCGCAGCGCCCGGGCCAGATGTTCGTCGTCCGGGTGCCGGGACGCAACCTCGCGCCCCAGGGCCACGGTGTCGTGCAGGGCACCTACAGGCGTCCACATGGTGCGCGAAGCCCAGGTCTGAGCCGTCACCAGCCGGAGGTAGGCCGTCACCAGCGCGGGCGCGCGTCCTCCCCGTGCCACCTCCGGCTCCAGGAGCGAGGCGGCCAGCGTCAAGTCCTGCTGGGCCAGCGCCGCCTTGCCCAGGGCCAGGGCGGACTCCGGGCTGTCGGGGGCCAGCCGCCGCCACTGCGCGGCCGCGCCGCGCACCATGGGGTCATTGGGCGCGTGGTAGCGCTCGATGTTCCGGTACAGCCCGGCGGCCTGCTCCGCGGTGGGCGGGTGCTGCTGGACATAGTCGTGCAGGAAGAGGCGGTCCGCCCCTTCGGGCGCGCGCCGCTCGTCCTTCACGCGCACGTCCAGATTCGACACGAAGAAGGCGATGGGCGACGCGTACTCCAGCAGGTTGTGGTCGTCCGTGTTGATGGGGCCCTCACCGGCGAACTCGAGCTGGCCGGCCTCGCTGTGCACCTGCTTGGACAGCAGCGCGAACACGTCGTTGATGCCCACGCGGGACAAGTCCTTCCGCACCTCCGGATGCCCCATGCGCTCGGCCAGGCGCGCCGCATCGAAGGCCAGGGGCTTGCGGCTGGCCACCATCACCAGGTCATGCGGCCCCAGCCACGTGGTGGCGTGCGGGAAGGTGTCTCGCAGGGTGCGGACCACCAGCTTGATGAGGTCCTCGTTGCTCTCGTAGGTGTGGATCCACTGCACCAGCACGCCGTCGTCCGCCAGGTGCCGGTCCACGGTCTGGAAGAAGTCCCGCGTGAAGAGGCCGGACACGCCGGACACCCACGGGTTGGACGGCACGCTCACCACCAGGTCGTACTTGCGCGGCGACAGCGCCATGAACGTCTTGGCGTCGTCCACGTGCACGTGGGTGCGCGGGTCATCCACCGCGTTGCGGTTGTCCGCCTTGAACAGGCGCGCCGCGTCGATGACGGCGGGAGCAATCTCCACCATGTCCAGGTGCTCCACGGGGTGCACCAGCACGCTGCCCGCGGTGATGGCAGCGCCGGCGCCCACCAGCAGCACCGACTTGGGCTCACGCGGGTGCAACAGGGCGCCCAGGTGACCGGCCACCACCTGCGTCTCCACGTCGCTCCCGTTGGACGCGTCCACCTTCCCGTTGAGCTTCATGAAACGCAGGTTGTCCACGGGAACGTCCGCCACCATCACCGTGGCGAAGGTGTCGTCCTGGTAGAAGATGGGGCGGATGATGGCCTCCGTGTCCGCCACCAGCTTCGCGTAGCTCTCCGGCGGCTTCTCGTGGGAGCGGATGGAGGCGATGCCCGACAACCGCACCGCCCAGCCGCTCATCCCGCCCAGCACCACCAGCGCCAGCACCGCCGTGGCGGCCACCGGCCACAAGGCGCGCGCGTGCTGTGCGGGACGGCCGGGAGCCGCGTGGAAGGCCAGCCCCGCGCCGAGCAGGTTGGCCGCCACGCCCGCGATGAAGTTGCCCTCCATGCCCCACCACGGCATCAGCACCAGCACGCCCAGCGCCGAACCCGTAATCGTGCCCACCGTGTTCCACAAGTAGACGCCGCCCAACTGGCGCCCCACCTCGGACACCTTGGCCGTGGCCACGCGCGCCGCCGCCGGGAAGGCCGCGCCCATGAAGAAGGTGGGAACCAGCAGCACCAGGCAGCAGAAGCCGAAGGTCAGCACCTGGAACAGCGGCCAGGTGTCCAGCGAGCGCGTCATCATCCACTGCGCCTTGCGGAATAGGTGCGGCAGCCGGACGTAGAGCGGCAGCGCCACGCAGATGCTGGCCACCAGCGCGACCTGGAGCCGGCCGAACAGGCGCAGCGAGTCCACCTGTCCCTTGCGCGTCATCAGCCAGAAGCTGCCCAGGCCAATGCCCATGATGAACGCGGTGAGGATGAGCGTGAAGGCGTAGGTGGACGCGCCCAGGACGATGGACAGCAGGCGGATCCACGTCACCTGGTACAGCATGGACGTGAAGCCAGACAGCAGCACGCCGATGAGCGCCGCCCTCACCGCGATGCGCGGATAGGACACCTCCGCGTCGCCCGCTTCCGCGGGGGGCGTCTGTCCCGGCACCAGCGCGGGCGGGAAGCGCCGGGCCAGCCCCAGCGAGGCCAGCGCCACCAGGATGTTGAGCCCCGCGGCCAGCCCCGCCGAGGAGGACAGGCCGATGGCGGGCACCAGCTTCGTCCCGGCGATGAACACACCCACCGCCGCGCCCAGACTGTTGACGGCGTAGAGCCGCGCCAACTCGTAGCGCACGCCCGACAGGCTGGAGGCGAAGTGCCGCACCAGCGCCGGCAGCGTGCCGCCCATCAGCAGCGTGGGAATCAGCAGCGACGCGGAGGAGACCAGCAGCCGGGGCCCCAGTCGCCAGCCATCCGGCACGGACGGGGCCACGTTCAGCCATAGCGCCCCCAGCACATCGAGCACATAGGGGAAGACCAGCGCGTACAGGCCCACGCCCAGCTCCAGCAGGCCGTAAAGGGCCAGGGGGTTCTTTGCCCGGTCGGCTGTCCGCCCGAAGACAAATGCGCCCAGCGCTTGCCCTCCCATGAACGTGGCGAGCACCACGGCATGCGCCTGGCCGCTGTTCCCCAGGACATTCCCGAGGTACTTGGACCAGACGAGTTCGTAAACGAGCGCAGTGCCCCCGGACAGGAAGAGGAGGCAGGCCACAAGGTTCTTAGGAAAACGCGCCGGAGATGACATGGGGACAGCGCGGAACCTTAGTCGGTATGTTTCAGGCCCATCAAATGAACACCCATCTCCTGCAAGCCGCGATGCTCGCCTGGACTCCAAGCCTGCGGGTGACACGCGCCGAAGGCGACCTCTCCAGCATCCTGCGACGCCCCGCCGGGGCCCTGTTGGAGCAGCCGCTCCACGAGGTCCTCGGCGTGTCGCCCAAGCGCGCCCGTGAGCTGGACGCCCGCGCCCGCGAGGACCGCCGCGCGGTGGAGTTCATCTCCGCCAACCTCGGCGGCGAGGACGCGTCCCCCCTCCGCCTGTCCCTGGGACTGGACGACGGCGAGGCCAGCGCCACCGTGCTGGACCTCAACGCCATGCTGGACGGCGCCCCCCCGGTGCAGATTTCACGGCTGTCCTCCTCGCTCAGCCACGAGATTCGCAACCCCCTCTCCTCGGTGAAGATGGCGGTGCAGACGCTGGCCCGGAACACCGGCCTCAATGACCGGGACAAGCGGCGGCTCACCATCGCCAACCGGGAGATTCGCACCATGGAGCGCATGCTCTGGCTCCTCTCCGAATACGGCCGCGACACCACCCCGAAGCTGGACGCCCATCCGCTGCGCGGCGTGGTGCAGGAGGCCACGGAGATGGTGGCCCCCGAGCTGGCCGAACGGCGCGTGGAGGTCCGCGTGGACGAGGAACCCGACCTGCCCCGCGTCCGGGTGGACCCGACGCGGCTGCGGCCCGTGCTGGCCCAGGTGCTGCTCAACGTCGCCATGGGCCAGGCGGAGGGCAGCCCGATGGAGGTGGCCCTGCGCCGGGGTGGCCCCCACCAGGTGATGATGGTGCTCCACGACCCCGCCGCCGCCCTGCCCCCCGAGGAGAACGGTTCGCTCTTCGAGCCCTTCGGCTCCCGGCTGGCCCGGGGCGCCGGTCTGTCCCTGGCCGCCCTGCGCCGGGTGATGACGGGCGTGGGGGGAGACGTGGCCGCCCGGGGCAGCGCCGAGCCGGGCGTGGTGCTGACGCTGACGTTCGCCACCTGAGAGCGCCATGGAGACCCTTCTCATCGTCGACGACGACGTCTCGCTCCTCGAAACGCTGAAGATGCATTTCGAGGAGATCGAGCAGGACGGCCAGCCCCGCTACCAGGTGGCCACCGCCACCAGCGCCGCGGCAGGACTGCGCGCTGCCCAGGAGGCCATGCCCAGCGTGGTCATCCTCGACATGATGCTCCCGGACCGCACGGGTCTGGAAATCATCGAGGAGATGAAGGGCCTGTGCGGGGACGCGCGCATCATCCTGGTCACCGCGTACCACGACATGGAGACCACCATCCGGGCCATGAAGGCCGGGGCTTTCGACTACATCCACAAGCCCTTCCCGGACCCGGCCGCCCTGGACCTGGTGGTGGAGCGCGCGCTGGAGTACCGCCAGCTGTCGCGCCGCGCGGACGAGGTCCACCGGGAGAACGCCGCCGCCCGCCTGGGCGACATCGTGGGCACCAGCCCGCTGATGCAGCAACTGGTGAAGGAGATTGGAAAAGTCACCGGCAGCCACGCCACCGTGCTGATTACGGGCGAGAGCGGCACCGGCAAGGAGCTCATCGCCCGCGTCATCCACAACTACTCCTACGACGAGCCCCGGCCCTTCATCGGCATCAACTGTTCGGCCATCGTCGACACGCTGCTGGAGAGCGAGCTCTTCGGCCACGAGAAGGGCGCCTTCACCGGCGCCACGGCGGGCAAGCCGGGCAAGTTCGAGCTGGCCGAGGACGGCACGGTGTTCCTGGACGAGATTGGCGACATGTCGCTGATGCTCCAGGCCAAGCTCCTGCGCGTACTGCAGGAGCGCGAGTTCGAGCGCGTGGGCGGCGTCAAACGCATCAAGCTGCGCGCCCGCGTCATCGCCGCCACCCACCGCGCGCTGGTGGAGGAGGTGGAGGCCGGCCGCTTCCGCGAGGACCTCTACCAACGCCTCAAGGTCATCACCCTCCAGATTCCCCCGCTGCGCGAGCGGCGCGAGGACATCCCCCCGCTGGTGAAGCACCTGCTCGAGCGCATCAACGAGAAGGTCCACAAGCGCGTCACCCGCGTGCCCGGCGAGGTCATGGAGCGCCTCACCCGCCTGCCCTGGCGCGGCAACGTGCGCGAACTGGAGAACGTGCTCACCCGCGCCGTGGTGCTGGCCCCCGGTGACGTCCTGCGCGGGGACGATTTGCCCGCCCTGGAGTCTCCCCTCCCCTCGCCGGAGCCGGGCCGGGCCACCTCCGCCCACCACACCGCCAGCGCCATGTTCGCCGCGCCGGCCGAGGACGACGCCAGCCTGATTCCCACTTTGGAAGAGGCCGAGCGCCAGCTCATCGCCCGTGCGATGACCGTCACGAAGGGGCACAAGGGTCGCACCTGCCAGATCCTTGGAATCAGCCGCCCCACCCTGGAGCGCAAGCTCCAGAAGTACGGTCTTGCACAGAGCCAGAGCCCTCAAGTGCACACCTTCCCTGTGAAGGATGCGTTGTGAGCACTCTTGGACAGTGTCGCTGCTCCGACACTCATGCCCCCGGTTTGAACGTTTCGTTCAAATTGATCAGACTGTTTGAACGTTCTGTTTCAGGTTTTGGACACAGAACGGGCTCTGGTGCGGGCCTGTAGCGCTAAGTACCCGGCATTTCAGGAGGTGTTGTCCCGGCGGCATTTCAATTCCCGCTGGCACGAACCTTGGAGAAGGAAAGTCCCGTTCGCCGCTGAAGCAGACGGCCCGGCTTCCCTACGCTTCCTTCCCAGGAGTTATGCCATGCACGGTTTCAACCGCCCCCTCGGCCCCATCGGTTCCAACGTCGTGGCGCCGCTGCAGACGACCAGCTCCGGGATGATGGTCACCGCCAACAAGCTGGTGCCCGGCCAGGAGGCCATCGACTTCAAGGGCTACTTCAAGGTCGAGTCCTTCCCGCACAACTCGACCATCTACCGCCCCGGTGACAACACCGACCGCGTCTACCTGCTGAAGTCCGGCCGCGTGCGCCTGATGCGCATCGGCAAGAACAGCACCCGCTCCGTGGTGTCCATCCTCCGCCCGGGCGACCTCTTCGGCGAGCTGTTCCGCCCCGAGGGCACGCCGATTGAAGAGATGGCCATCGCCGCCGGTGAGGCCGAGGTCTGGAGCATCGAGGGCCGCGACTTCCGCGCCCAGTTGGAGGCCCGTCCGGCCCTGGCGGTGGACGTGGTCCGCGCCTACGCCGAGCGCGTGCGTGCCCTGCGCAAGCGCGTGCTGGGCCTGACGTTCAAGGAGGTTCCGGCCCGCCTGGCGGACACCCTGCTCACCCTGGTTGAAGCGCACGGCGAGCGCTGCCCGCACGGCGGCGAGACGGACCTGCGCGGCATCACCCAGCAGGACCTCGCGGACCTCGTGGGCGCCTCCCGCTCCTTCGTGTCCACGCTCATCAACGAGATGAAGCGCGAGGGCGTGCTCGGCAACGTCGGCCGTATCCTCTGCGTGCGTGACCAGAAGGCCCTGCGGAAGATCGCCGGCAAGGAGAAGTAGTCCGCGCGCCCGCGGCGAACGGGAAGCAGGACACCAGACGGGCCTGACCATGCGCATGCCGCGTGGCCGGGCCCGTGGTGTTTCCAGCGAACGGCGCTCCCCGGGTGTGCGTAGGATGGCGCGAATGTCTGGCGCCATTGATTCCATCCTCGCGCTTCAGGAGCG
Proteins encoded:
- a CDS encoding class I SAM-dependent rRNA methyltransferase, which produces MGTLASSLVETLRASRGRRGPLLGDARTTAWRVVNAEADGVPDVTADVFGDVYVISLYRDFTPDEEETLLDAAVAAWAPRSLYLKRRPREARVLANVAKESLAPEAPARGEAVESFTALENGLTFLIRPAQGLSVGLYLDMRDTRAWLLSQARGLTVLNLFSYTCAFGVVAMAGGAKRALNLDASRRVLEWGEENARLNGQTVDRYDYVAGDVFDWLKRLAKKGESFDIVISDPPSFSTTRSGRFSAARDYARLAEAAARVVSPGGQLVACCNHAGLAARRFEAMVLEGVSQAGRQGKSLGSLAPSALDFPPPPGQEPALKVHRVQVR
- a CDS encoding amidohydrolase family protein; translation: MEGRLLLKNCAVFRADGRVRHGMAVVVEGNTIRRMAPDAQVPVLPGDWEVACHGRLVAPGLVDCHTHLVNGQLLPPTGHFLMLPPRERLDRLRHVARLLTNEDVEALTRYAAARALRHGVTLAVEHLSCQDVAGGLAAQARAAEAVGLRLVTSHSTHGLDGAAQAQAWLDANADFTRAHRDHPLVRGALGFHASFTCDDALLRRIAELSRVLDAPTVFHLAESEDDLSSTYSQHGKRVVPRLDALGLLGPRAIAGYARVLDSAEAELLEQSGAFVALAARGVRALERGADPMDAVLSRVHLLGLGTGGHGSLQDELLAALVGVLRISRSGRLPDVDGALAHLLVNGPAELCTRLFGLPSGSVEEGSIADLVVYDVVPTADPETGYSPYLLGQLAHSPVGWTIVNGRVCVREGQLLGLDYVALSRAATEALERVWTRARLGS
- a CDS encoding MerR family transcriptional regulator, yielding MALTVSQVARLAKISIRALHHYDELGLLCPSDRSEAGYRLYSQADLQKLQQVLFFKELGFPLEDIRRILGDPTFDLRTALRMQRQLLTERAARLDALVHAVDAALDALEKGTHVDKEAMFEAFGDFDPSKYEEEAKQRWGNTEAYKESARRTARYKKEDWKRIKEEGDVLFQALADLLAAGTSAASAAAMDLAEAHRQYLGRWFYACPPAMHRGLGEMYVADTRFTENIDKARPGLSLFLRDAFAANAERQGAADVPCG
- a CDS encoding fused MFS/spermidine synthase, which encodes MSSPARFPKNLVACLLFLSGGTALVYELVWSKYLGNVLGNSGQAHAVVLATFMGGQALGAFVFGRTADRAKNPLALYGLLELGVGLYALVFPYVLDVLGALWLNVAPSVPDGWRLGPRLLVSSASLLIPTLLMGGTLPALVRHFASSLSGVRYELARLYAVNSLGAAVGVFIAGTKLVPAIGLSSSAGLAAGLNILVALASLGLARRFPPALVPGQTPPAEAGDAEVSYPRIAVRAALIGVLLSGFTSMLYQVTWIRLLSIVLGASTYAFTLILTAFIMGIGLGSFWLMTRKGQVDSLRLFGRLQVALVASICVALPLYVRLPHLFRKAQWMMTRSLDTWPLFQVLTFGFCCLVLLVPTFFMGAAFPAAARVATAKVSEVGRQLGGVYLWNTVGTITGSALGVLVLMPWWGMEGNFIAGVAANLLGAGLAFHAAPGRPAQHARALWPVAATAVLALVVLGGMSGWAVRLSGIASIRSHEKPPESYAKLVADTEAIIRPIFYQDDTFATVMVADVPVDNLRFMKLNGKVDASNGSDVETQVVAGHLGALLHPREPKSVLLVGAGAAITAGSVLVHPVEHLDMVEIAPAVIDAARLFKADNRNAVDDPRTHVHVDDAKTFMALSPRKYDLVVSVPSNPWVSGVSGLFTRDFFQTVDRHLADDGVLVQWIHTYESNEDLIKLVVRTLRDTFPHATTWLGPHDLVMVASRKPLAFDAARLAERMGHPEVRKDLSRVGINDVFALLSKQVHSEAGQLEFAGEGPINTDDHNLLEYASPIAFFVSNLDVRVKDERRAPEGADRLFLHDYVQQHPPTAEQAAGLYRNIERYHAPNDPMVRGAAAQWRRLAPDSPESALALGKAALAQQDLTLAASLLEPEVARGGRAPALVTAYLRLVTAQTWASRTMWTPVGALHDTVALGREVASRHPDDEHLARALRSLCEALPRSSCEGTAQTPVAAPGGP
- a CDS encoding sensor histidine kinase, whose amino-acid sequence is MNTHLLQAAMLAWTPSLRVTRAEGDLSSILRRPAGALLEQPLHEVLGVSPKRARELDARAREDRRAVEFISANLGGEDASPLRLSLGLDDGEASATVLDLNAMLDGAPPVQISRLSSSLSHEIRNPLSSVKMAVQTLARNTGLNDRDKRRLTIANREIRTMERMLWLLSEYGRDTTPKLDAHPLRGVVQEATEMVAPELAERRVEVRVDEEPDLPRVRVDPTRLRPVLAQVLLNVAMGQAEGSPMEVALRRGGPHQVMMVLHDPAAALPPEENGSLFEPFGSRLARGAGLSLAALRRVMTGVGGDVAARGSAEPGVVLTLTFAT
- a CDS encoding sigma-54-dependent transcriptional regulator — protein: METLLIVDDDVSLLETLKMHFEEIEQDGQPRYQVATATSAAAGLRAAQEAMPSVVILDMMLPDRTGLEIIEEMKGLCGDARIILVTAYHDMETTIRAMKAGAFDYIHKPFPDPAALDLVVERALEYRQLSRRADEVHRENAAARLGDIVGTSPLMQQLVKEIGKVTGSHATVLITGESGTGKELIARVIHNYSYDEPRPFIGINCSAIVDTLLESELFGHEKGAFTGATAGKPGKFELAEDGTVFLDEIGDMSLMLQAKLLRVLQEREFERVGGVKRIKLRARVIAATHRALVEEVEAGRFREDLYQRLKVITLQIPPLRERREDIPPLVKHLLERINEKVHKRVTRVPGEVMERLTRLPWRGNVRELENVLTRAVVLAPGDVLRGDDLPALESPLPSPEPGRATSAHHTASAMFAAPAEDDASLIPTLEEAERQLIARAMTVTKGHKGRTCQILGISRPTLERKLQKYGLAQSQSPQVHTFPVKDAL
- the mrpC gene encoding Crp/Fnr family transcriptional regulator MrpC, coding for MHGFNRPLGPIGSNVVAPLQTTSSGMMVTANKLVPGQEAIDFKGYFKVESFPHNSTIYRPGDNTDRVYLLKSGRVRLMRIGKNSTRSVVSILRPGDLFGELFRPEGTPIEEMAIAAGEAEVWSIEGRDFRAQLEARPALAVDVVRAYAERVRALRKRVLGLTFKEVPARLADTLLTLVEAHGERCPHGGETDLRGITQQDLADLVGASRSFVSTLINEMKREGVLGNVGRILCVRDQKALRKIAGKEK